GTTGGTCCACGCCTCGTCGGCCGCGGCCTGCGCGGCCTCCAGCTCCTTGACCTCCGCGGCGAGCGCCTTGACCTGCTCGAGCAGCGCCTGCTTCTCCTCGCCCTTGGCCTGGGCGACCTGCTTGCCGAAGGCCTTCTGCGCGGCGCGCTTCTCCTCGAACTCCGCGATGGCGGTACGACGGGCGGCCGCCGCCTCGAGCGCGCGGTCGACCACGTCGGGGGACGCCCCGCGCTTGGCCTGCGAGGCGCGGACGCGGTCGGGCTCGTCACGGAGGATGCGCGGGTCGATCATGCCGCTCAGGCTATCGGCCGGGGGCGAGCGGGCGCGCGCGGGATTCGGGGCAGTGGCGGTGCAGGAATCCCCGGCTGAGCGGGGAAACTTGCGGTTGATGACGGATGCAACCGTCACCAACCGCAGGAATCCCCGCCTAGCCGGGGATTCCTGCACCTCAGAACAGCGCGATGCGCTCCGGCGCCGGGAACAAGCCGTCCAGCTCGGCGAGGTCCTCCTCGGTCGGCACCCACTGGTCGGCAGCCGCGTTCGCCGCCACCTGCTCCACCGACGTCGCCCCCGCGATCACGGACGCGACCGGGGTCTGCGCGAGCAGCCAGCCGATCGCCACGGTGACCTCGGAGACGCCCCGCTCACGGGCGAAGGCGGAGTAGGCCTGGAGGGTCGGCGAGACGGCGTCCTCGAGCAGGTGCTGGCGGGTCCGCGCGAGCCGCGAGCCCTCCGGCGCCTTGCCCGAGGCGTACTTGCCGGTGAGCAGGCCGTTGGCGAGGGGGAAGTAGGGCAGCACGCCGATCCCGAACTCCGCCGATGCCGGGAGCACCTCGAGCTCGGCCCGGCGGTCGGTGAGGTTGTAGTTGTTCTGCGCCGAGACGAACCGCTCGACGCCGAGCTCGCGGGCGACGTACTCGGCCTGCGCGATCTGCCAGCCGGACCGGTTGGAGTGGCCGATGTAGCGGACCTTGCCCTCGCGCACGAGGTCGTCGAGCGCCGACAGGGTCTCGTCGATCGGCGTCCGCGGGTCGGGCGTGTGGAACTGGTAGAGGTCGATCCAGTCGGTGCCGAGCCGGCGCAGCGACGCCTCGACGGCGTTGCGGACGTAGCGGCGCGAGCCGCGGGCGCCGAAGTCGGGTCCGTTCGCGCCGCCGGCGTCCATCCCGAACTTGGTCGCCACGACCACGTCGGACCGGCGGGAGCCGAGGGCCTTGCCGAGCCGCTCCTCGGCGAGCCCCGGCGTGGCGCCGTAGGTGTCCGCGACGTCGAAGAAGGTGATCCCGGCGTCGATCGCGGCACGCACGACCCGGTCCGACCCGCGCTGCGACTCGGTCGCCGCGCCCGGCCGGCCGAGGTTGTTGCAGCCGAGGCCGACGGCGGAGACGACGAGGCCGGAGCGGCCGAGGCGACGGAGCGAGGGGGTGTACGACGAGTCGGTCACGCCTCCGACGTTAGCGAGCCCACGTTCGACGGAAGTCTTGTGGGTGCGGACCGTTGGCCTATCCTCCGTGAGTGCTCGACCGTCCCCGCCAGACCCCGCTCCTGGCCTCGCTGGTCCTCTTCGCGCTCTTCGCAGCGGTGGCTGCCGCCGTCGCCGCCGACTGGTCGTGGTTGATGGAGATCGACGGCGAGGGCGCCGACGCGCGCGGCTGGGCCGCCGACCGGTCGTGGCTCGAGCACGCGCTGCGCGCGATCGAGGTCGCCTTCAGCACCTGGCCGATGACGGCCGCCACGGCGGTCTTCGCGGTCGTGATGTTCGTCAAGGGCCACCGCCGGGCCGGCATCCTCATCGCCGTCGTGATGGCCGCCACCGCGCTGGCCACCTACGGCACCAAGGTGCTCGTCGGCCGCGGCCGCCCGGTCTGGCAGGACCCGGAGTACTTCCTGCACTCCAACGCCTTCCCGTCCGGCCACACGTCGTCGGCGGCCGCCTTCGCCGGCCTGGTGATCCTGCTCGCCGTGATGCTGGTACGACGGGCCGGCATCCGCCGCCTGATCAGCTCCGTCGCGGTACTGGCCTACGTGCTGGTCGCCGCCGACCGGATCCTGCTGGGCCGGCACTACCCGAGCGACGTCGTCGGCGGCACGCTGCTGGGCGTCGGCGTGCTCCTGCTCGGCGTCGCGCTCTACAGCCCGCTCCCCCGCAGCCACGCGCTGAAGGCCGAGCCGCTGCCCGAGCCGTTCCCGTCCGCCCGCAACCTCGCGGTCGTGCTGAACCCGATCAAGGTCGAGTCGGTCGAGCAGTTCCAGGCGCTGGTGACCCAGATGGCGCTCGAGGCCGGCTGGAACGCGCCGCGCTGGTACCTCACCACCGTCGAGGACTCCGGCACCGGCCAGGCCGAGCAGGCCTCGGTCGAGGGTGCCGACCTGGTCATCGTCTGCGGCGGCGACGGCACGGTGCGCGAGGTGTGCGCCGAGCTCGCCGGGACCGGGATCCCGGTGGGCGTCGTACCGGCTGGCACGGGCAACCTGCTGGCCCGCAACCTCGAGATCCCGCTGTTCATCCGCGCGGCCATCGACATCGCGCTCACCGGCCAGGACCGGGCGATCGACATGGTCGCCGTCGAGGGCGACGGCCTCGAGCCCAGCCACTTCATGGTGATGGCCGGCATGGGCTTCGACGCCGCGATCATGGAGGGCGTCAACGAGGACCTGAAGAAGAAGGTCGGCTGGCTGGCCTACGTCCTGTCCGCGCTCAAGGGCCTGATGTTCCCGGCGATGAAGCTCGAGATCTCCATCGACGACATGCCCTTCACCAAGCACCGCGCCCGCACCTGCGTCATCGGCAACGTCGGGAGCCTGCAGGGCGGCATGGTCCTGCTCCCCGACGCGGCCATCGACGACGGCCTGCTCGACGTGGTGCTGCTCTACCCGCGGCGCTTCCTCAGCTGGATCCCGCTCGTGCTGCGCG
Above is a genomic segment from Nocardioides aromaticivorans containing:
- a CDS encoding aldo/keto reductase, with the translated sequence MTDSSYTPSLRRLGRSGLVVSAVGLGCNNLGRPGAATESQRGSDRVVRAAIDAGITFFDVADTYGATPGLAEERLGKALGSRRSDVVVATKFGMDAGGANGPDFGARGSRRYVRNAVEASLRRLGTDWIDLYQFHTPDPRTPIDETLSALDDLVREGKVRYIGHSNRSGWQIAQAEYVARELGVERFVSAQNNYNLTDRRAELEVLPASAEFGIGVLPYFPLANGLLTGKYASGKAPEGSRLARTRQHLLEDAVSPTLQAYSAFARERGVSEVTVAIGWLLAQTPVASVIAGATSVEQVAANAAADQWVPTEEDLAELDGLFPAPERIALF
- a CDS encoding YegS/Rv2252/BmrU family lipid kinase, whose protein sequence is MLDRPRQTPLLASLVLFALFAAVAAAVAADWSWLMEIDGEGADARGWAADRSWLEHALRAIEVAFSTWPMTAATAVFAVVMFVKGHRRAGILIAVVMAATALATYGTKVLVGRGRPVWQDPEYFLHSNAFPSGHTSSAAAFAGLVILLAVMLVRRAGIRRLISSVAVLAYVLVAADRILLGRHYPSDVVGGTLLGVGVLLLGVALYSPLPRSHALKAEPLPEPFPSARNLAVVLNPIKVESVEQFQALVTQMALEAGWNAPRWYLTTVEDSGTGQAEQASVEGADLVIVCGGDGTVREVCAELAGTGIPVGVVPAGTGNLLARNLEIPLFIRAAIDIALTGQDRAIDMVAVEGDGLEPSHFMVMAGMGFDAAIMEGVNEDLKKKVGWLAYVLSALKGLMFPAMKLEISIDDMPFTKHRARTCVIGNVGSLQGGMVLLPDAAIDDGLLDVVLLYPRRFLSWIPLVLRVLTRREHNAGDSVARMTGRKVVVRAAGEVPRQLDGDTIGAGTELSMECIHGRVLVRVPRTL